One Lactobacillus sp. CBA3606 DNA segment encodes these proteins:
- a CDS encoding 2-hydroxymuconate tautomerase: protein MPIVHIDLIAGRSQSQLKALVKDVTTAVSKNTGAPAEHIHVILNEMQKDRYSVGGVLKSDEAAE from the coding sequence ATGCCAATCGTACACATTGATTTAATTGCCGGACGTTCACAATCACAACTTAAAGCACTGGTTAAGGACGTGACGACGGCCGTTAGTAAGAACACTGGCGCGCCGGCTGAACATATTCATGTCATTTTGAATGAAATGCAAAAGGACCGCTACAGTGTTGGCGGTGTTTTAAAAAGTGATGAAGCTGCCGAATAG
- a CDS encoding MFS transporter, translating into MTKNYRKWIGLVALSLGVFMALLDVTIVNVALPTMVRDFNESFNNVQWVLNAYSLVLGVTLLIVAKIGDMYGLKKIFVISLGLFVLASAVNGLAPSLLVLDIGRGVQALGGAGMNALAMALVAVSFKGSQRGVALGILGSVIGLSSASGPLVGGYLVALFGWRSIFFVNIPIGLIAIVLTLIYVDEVPDISTNKKIDFIGMFLSAASLFALIYGLILKESHPTWGWTSMHMLLWLGTAVVCFGLFILVEAHTKQPMVNLTMFKNPHFIGTVIVALTLGAGIYSYNTYLTALMQNYMGYSALDAGVRQLTISIWSLILGPVTGYLGNRYSKKWMISGSLFLGGIGFLMLANAMTVKVSFAQLWPGMVLMGITNGLVNPLLNSAGMEGVAVREMGMASGLINVFRQIGVTLGIVTMGLVQSNVYEQYLTQHFSQAKLPKVSATAIHAALVKAGPFSGHAIAYSQRLSQMPFAKTVQQLVWQAYANGTRAVTLTAAGIVIVGGLSAALFMRNRQMTH; encoded by the coding sequence ATGACTAAAAATTACCGAAAATGGATTGGGTTAGTTGCCCTATCACTGGGTGTCTTTATGGCGCTCTTAGATGTCACGATTGTAAACGTGGCGTTACCAACAATGGTTCGTGATTTTAATGAATCATTTAATAATGTGCAATGGGTGTTGAATGCATATTCACTAGTTTTAGGGGTCACGTTACTGATTGTCGCTAAAATTGGTGATATGTATGGTTTAAAGAAGATTTTTGTGATTTCACTAGGACTTTTTGTCTTAGCCTCGGCAGTTAATGGCCTTGCACCATCTTTGTTAGTTCTGGACATTGGGCGTGGGGTTCAAGCGCTTGGCGGTGCCGGGATGAATGCTTTGGCGATGGCGCTCGTCGCCGTTAGTTTCAAAGGGAGCCAACGTGGCGTTGCGTTAGGAATTTTAGGGTCCGTGATTGGGCTATCTTCGGCTTCAGGGCCATTAGTCGGTGGCTATTTAGTGGCGTTATTTGGCTGGCGGTCAATTTTTTTCGTTAATATTCCGATTGGTTTAATTGCCATTGTGTTAACGTTGATTTATGTCGACGAGGTGCCTGATATTAGCACTAACAAAAAAATTGATTTTATTGGAATGTTTTTGTCAGCTGCAAGCTTATTTGCCTTGATTTATGGCTTGATTTTAAAAGAAAGCCATCCGACATGGGGTTGGACGAGCATGCACATGTTGCTATGGTTAGGTACCGCAGTCGTATGTTTTGGACTTTTCATTTTGGTGGAAGCTCATACGAAGCAACCCATGGTCAATTTAACCATGTTTAAAAATCCGCATTTTATTGGGACGGTTATTGTCGCCTTAACTTTGGGAGCTGGAATTTATTCTTATAACACTTATCTCACTGCGCTCATGCAAAATTATATGGGGTATTCAGCGCTGGATGCAGGGGTCCGACAATTAACGATCAGTATTTGGTCATTGATATTAGGACCAGTCACGGGGTATTTAGGCAATCGATATTCTAAAAAATGGATGATTAGTGGTAGTTTATTCTTGGGCGGTATTGGGTTTTTGATGTTAGCCAACGCCATGACGGTTAAGGTATCTTTTGCGCAATTGTGGCCTGGCATGGTTTTGATGGGGATTACTAATGGCTTGGTTAATCCTTTATTGAATTCTGCAGGTATGGAAGGGGTTGCTGTCCGTGAAATGGGGATGGCATCCGGCTTAATTAACGTCTTTCGGCAGATTGGGGTCACACTGGGTATCGTGACCATGGGCTTGGTTCAAAGTAATGTTTATGAACAGTATTTGACCCAACATTTCAGTCAGGCCAAATTACCAAAAGTCTCCGCTACTGCCATTCATGCGGCTTTAGTAAAGGCGGGGCCATTCTCAGGTCATGCGATTGCTTACAGTCAGCGGTTGAGTCAAATGCCGTTTGCTAAGACCGTACAACAACTTGTTTGGCAAGCATACGCCAATGGCACACGAGCCGTGACCTTGACTGCAGCTGGTATTGTGATTGTTGGTGGCTTAAGCGCAGCACTCTTTATGCGCAATCGTCAGATGACACATTAG
- the lysA gene encoding diaminopimelate decarboxylase, protein MNEQITPAVLNTAKHLTVGGVDTLALAQQYQTPLYVYDTGAIRAEIAAFKQVFEANQVHYQISYASKAFATVAMYQLAAQAGIHCDVVSGGELYTAKQAGFPMAKLSFHGNNKSIEELTMALDAGVGCIMVDNFYELQLLARLTAEREQLTTIMLRIAPGISAHTHEYISTGQADSKFGFDLHSGQADTAVKQAQAAPYLDLVGIHCHIGSQIFEVDGFKLIVDKLVAVFARWQTELNFYPKIMNVGGGFGVKYTSADQPLLPTEFVDAIIKETIAQTQAHAVPMLEIWIEPGRSLVATAGMTLYTLGATKEIPGIRKYLAVDGGMGDNIRPALYEAKYEAVLAKNPTLPSDEVVSIAGKYCESGDMLIWNQQLPATQPGDILAVLDTGAYGYSMASNYNRNPRPAVVFCEDGHSQLVVQRETYADLVRLDVPLVTKVNN, encoded by the coding sequence GTGAATGAACAAATTACGCCAGCCGTTTTAAATACGGCAAAACATTTAACGGTCGGCGGGGTTGATACGCTGGCGCTAGCACAACAGTATCAAACCCCCCTCTATGTTTATGATACGGGGGCAATTCGGGCCGAAATTGCGGCGTTCAAACAAGTCTTTGAAGCCAATCAAGTCCATTATCAGATTAGTTATGCCAGTAAGGCCTTTGCAACGGTTGCGATGTACCAGTTGGCAGCGCAAGCTGGGATTCACTGTGATGTCGTGTCTGGCGGTGAATTATATACTGCCAAGCAAGCTGGTTTTCCGATGGCTAAGTTGTCATTTCATGGTAATAACAAGTCGATTGAAGAATTAACAATGGCATTGGATGCTGGTGTCGGTTGCATTATGGTTGATAATTTTTATGAATTGCAATTATTAGCACGGTTAACGGCCGAACGTGAACAGTTGACAACCATTATGTTACGGATTGCACCTGGAATTTCAGCGCATACCCATGAGTATATTTCGACCGGGCAAGCGGATTCTAAGTTTGGCTTTGACTTGCATAGTGGTCAAGCGGATACAGCAGTCAAACAAGCACAGGCTGCGCCATACTTAGATTTGGTCGGTATTCATTGTCATATTGGTTCCCAGATTTTTGAAGTCGATGGTTTTAAGCTGATCGTGGATAAGCTAGTGGCTGTATTTGCCCGCTGGCAGACCGAGTTAAACTTTTATCCTAAAATTATGAATGTTGGGGGTGGCTTCGGCGTCAAGTATACGTCAGCTGATCAACCCCTATTACCAACTGAATTCGTGGATGCAATCATTAAGGAGACCATCGCACAAACGCAAGCGCATGCGGTACCCATGTTAGAAATCTGGATTGAACCGGGGCGGTCATTGGTCGCAACGGCCGGGATGACGTTGTATACGTTGGGCGCCACTAAAGAAATTCCTGGAATTCGGAAATATTTGGCGGTTGATGGTGGGATGGGCGATAATATCCGACCGGCCTTGTATGAAGCAAAATATGAAGCTGTCTTGGCTAAGAACCCAACGTTACCAAGTGATGAGGTTGTCTCGATTGCCGGTAAGTATTGTGAATCTGGCGATATGTTGATTTGGAATCAGCAGTTGCCGGCTACACAGCCGGGTGACATTTTAGCCGTTTTAGATACGGGGGCCTACGGGTATTCAATGGCAAGTAACTATAACCGCAATCCACGGCCCGCCGTGGTCTTTTGTGAAGATGGTCATAGCCAGCTGGTCGTTCAACGAGAGACGTATGCCGATTTGGTCCGGTTAGACGTGCCGTTGGTGACAAAGGTCAATAATTAA
- a CDS encoding RNA-guided endonuclease TnpB family protein, whose protein sequence is MSKTMAQLPYHYGVKVRVFPATEQKRLIKHNSDASRFIYNEMNGMNRELLMLRQVKIPITMVQQRIQTLEQRLKSPATGISNIHGWLNDHDLDSLMKANAIKNYRAAWNLFRKVHQSGTPVFHKKQTEQKYQTSCLYASKVGNPGMANGSVRLLDQQHIQLPKLGTLRFKGMPTKLLNRQDDVRIGTTTISMDATGRYYISMQLASERPFVSEVKNKTAIAIGIDLNIDNFLTDSNGNIVANPHYYRSIKGKLAKAQRKLSRRALRAKKEHRPLRNAKNYQKQRAIVATIQRKVANRRKNFLHLVSTTLIKNHDLVVAEELRSKNMLRNHALAMSIADVGWRTFLGMLSYKADLYGQKFITVNPRNTTQTCADCGYLMHGDEKLTLADREWTCPQCGVHHIRDWNAAKNILAKGSTSA, encoded by the coding sequence ATGAGTAAAACGATGGCCCAGCTACCCTATCATTATGGTGTCAAAGTGCGTGTTTTCCCAGCCACTGAACAAAAACGGTTGATCAAACACAATAGTGATGCGAGTCGCTTTATCTATAACGAAATGAATGGTATGAATCGGGAATTACTTATGTTACGTCAAGTTAAAATTCCTATCACCATGGTTCAGCAACGTATTCAGACATTAGAACAGCGTCTTAAGTCACCAGCAACTGGCATTTCAAACATCCATGGCTGGCTTAATGATCATGATCTAGATAGCCTGATGAAGGCTAATGCTATCAAAAACTATCGTGCTGCTTGGAACCTTTTTCGTAAGGTTCATCAGTCAGGCACACCAGTTTTCCATAAAAAGCAAACTGAGCAAAAATATCAAACTTCCTGCCTGTATGCTAGTAAGGTAGGTAATCCTGGTATGGCTAATGGTAGTGTTCGATTACTCGACCAGCAGCATATACAATTACCAAAATTGGGTACCTTACGGTTCAAGGGAATGCCTACTAAATTACTTAATCGGCAAGATGATGTGCGGATTGGAACGACAACTATCTCAATGGATGCCACTGGTCGGTACTATATCTCGATGCAACTGGCTTCTGAACGACCGTTTGTCAGTGAAGTAAAGAATAAAACAGCCATAGCTATTGGCATTGACTTAAATATTGATAATTTTCTAACTGATTCTAACGGCAACATTGTTGCCAATCCACATTACTATCGTTCCATTAAGGGCAAACTTGCAAAAGCCCAGCGCAAGCTATCGCGCCGTGCACTTCGTGCGAAGAAGGAACACCGTCCTTTACGCAATGCTAAAAATTATCAAAAACAACGGGCAATTGTCGCAACTATCCAACGTAAAGTAGCCAATCGACGTAAAAACTTCTTGCATCTCGTCTCGACAACACTAATCAAGAACCACGATTTGGTTGTCGCTGAAGAGTTGCGGAGTAAGAACATGCTACGAAATCACGCCCTGGCGATGAGTATTGCCGATGTAGGTTGGCGCACGTTTTTGGGTATGTTGTCCTATAAAGCTGATCTGTACGGGCAGAAATTTATTACCGTGAACCCTCGAAACACGACGCAAACGTGTGCTGATTGTGGCTACTTAATGCATGGTGATGAAAAGCTAACTCTTGCAGATCGTGAATGGACGTGCCCACAGTGTGGCGTCCATCACATTCGAGATTGGAATGCCGCTAAGAATATTTTGGCAAAAGGCTCAACAAGCGCCTAG
- a CDS encoding CsbD family protein, which translates to MSLDEKIDSTKDKVSGKAKEVEGKVTGDKARETEGKTEGLIGKAKEKLADAKDSVKGAVDGAKEKLNQSDK; encoded by the coding sequence ATGAGTTTAGATGAAAAGATCGATAGCACTAAAGATAAGGTTAGTGGTAAGGCTAAAGAGGTTGAGGGTAAAGTTACCGGTGATAAAGCCCGCGAAACTGAGGGTAAAACAGAAGGGTTAATTGGCAAAGCGAAAGAAAAGTTAGCGGATGCCAAAGACTCAGTCAAAGGTGCCGTAGATGGTGCCAAAGAAAAATTAAATCAGTCCGATAAATAA
- the tnpA gene encoding IS200/IS605 family transposase codes for MNKNNNHLDDTIYERNYVYNFHFHLIWVTKYRNTAFSTPQLVNDMEIILQRIADLNEVTIEHMEVMPDHVHLLISFKPKYAPTNVVKAFKGGSARLFFEKHPEIKQQKFWGGHLWSHSYYMSTLGNMSKEVVERYIDNQRTTAANKNASRR; via the coding sequence ATGAATAAAAACAACAACCACTTAGATGATACTATTTATGAACGTAACTACGTTTACAACTTCCATTTCCACTTAATATGGGTCACTAAGTACCGCAATACTGCATTTTCAACACCACAATTAGTAAATGATATGGAAATTATCCTTCAGCGAATCGCTGATCTCAATGAGGTCACTATCGAACATATGGAAGTTATGCCAGACCATGTCCACCTTCTTATTAGCTTTAAGCCAAAATATGCACCGACCAACGTTGTTAAGGCTTTCAAAGGTGGCTCTGCCCGTCTATTTTTCGAGAAACACCCTGAAATAAAACAGCAAAAATTCTGGGGCGGGCATCTATGGTCACATAGTTACTATATGAGTACACTCGGAAATATGAGTAAAGAAGTAGTGGAACGATACATTGACAATCAACGAACGACAGCGGCAAATAAAAATGCCTCCCGGCGTTAA
- a CDS encoding potassium channel family protein, which yields MGKRQQSLVVGYHLAVTILTLLSVGNVILMTFHIGDWQVERVVANSLLAVFAIDYLVRFVTAHDRKMFLIHSAFDLIGIIPMHPIFALFRLGRLARMIQYHHLFWRLGLDGKWSHDFHRFVYSTGFIYLFSISIAIIVLSALLFSVFEHQSLSNSLWWAITTATTVGYGDETPHTPVGKIIAAALMFGGIGFIGLLTSTITDFFTTQTSENDRLKPADSQADIQLLLAKIETLTQKVDALQTEVKRSERRQRSKNQH from the coding sequence ATGGGGAAACGACAGCAAAGTTTGGTCGTCGGCTATCATTTAGCAGTCACAATATTAACCCTCTTGTCCGTTGGTAATGTTATTTTAATGACGTTTCACATTGGTGATTGGCAAGTGGAACGGGTGGTGGCTAATAGTTTATTGGCGGTCTTTGCAATTGACTACTTAGTTCGCTTTGTGACCGCTCATGATCGTAAAATGTTTTTGATTCATTCAGCGTTTGATCTGATTGGGATTATTCCGATGCATCCTATCTTTGCCTTGTTTCGCTTGGGTCGGTTGGCACGGATGATTCAGTATCACCATCTTTTTTGGCGTTTAGGCCTAGACGGCAAGTGGTCACATGATTTTCATCGTTTTGTTTATAGCACCGGTTTTATTTATCTATTTTCAATTAGTATTGCCATCATTGTGCTAAGTGCGCTGTTATTTTCGGTTTTTGAACATCAAAGCTTATCGAATTCCCTGTGGTGGGCGATTACTACCGCGACAACGGTCGGTTATGGCGATGAGACACCGCATACGCCCGTTGGTAAAATTATTGCCGCCGCGCTAATGTTCGGTGGAATTGGGTTTATTGGGTTGCTAACTAGTACGATTACGGACTTCTTCACGACTCAGACTAGTGAGAACGACAGGCTAAAGCCGGCTGATAGTCAAGCGGATATTCAGTTATTATTAGCTAAAATCGAGACTTTAACTCAAAAAGTAGATGCGTTACAGACCGAGGTTAAACGCAGTGAAAGGCGGCAGCGGTCTAAAAATCAGCACTGA
- a CDS encoding SPFH domain-containing protein, which yields MKEKQVFHINGYIGLVLAILFVLGGGWLVWSGSTTNQLVTVFLGAILIIIAGFGASSLTIVGPNEARVMTFFGKYIGTIRDSGLFMTVPLTSKFSISLRVRNFNSAILKVNDLRGNPVEIAAVIVFKVVDTSMALFAVDDYEQFVQIQSESAVRHVASEYPYDTFDDDKKLTLRSNPTEVSDRLTAELQARLTVAGVEILETRLTHLAYATEIASAMLQRQQSSAILSARKVIVEGAVSITEETIRRLEKDTGMQFSDDKKLQLINNMMVTIISERGSQPIINTSEVK from the coding sequence ATGAAAGAAAAGCAAGTTTTTCATATTAATGGGTATATTGGATTAGTCTTAGCTATTTTATTTGTTCTCGGTGGTGGCTGGTTAGTCTGGTCGGGAAGCACGACTAATCAGTTGGTGACGGTCTTTTTAGGCGCTATTTTAATTATTATTGCGGGTTTTGGTGCAAGCTCGTTAACTATTGTGGGGCCTAATGAGGCACGGGTGATGACCTTTTTTGGAAAATATATTGGCACAATTCGTGATTCTGGCTTATTTATGACAGTCCCCTTAACGAGTAAGTTTTCAATCTCACTAAGAGTACGTAATTTTAACAGTGCCATTTTAAAAGTGAACGATTTACGTGGTAATCCTGTTGAGATTGCGGCTGTTATTGTGTTTAAAGTAGTTGATACCAGTATGGCCTTGTTTGCAGTTGATGATTATGAACAGTTTGTGCAGATTCAGAGTGAATCGGCTGTGCGCCACGTTGCTTCTGAGTATCCCTATGATACCTTTGATGATGACAAGAAGTTAACGTTACGCAGTAATCCAACGGAAGTGTCTGATCGACTAACGGCTGAATTACAGGCACGGTTAACTGTCGCTGGTGTAGAAATCTTAGAAACACGGTTGACTCATTTGGCCTATGCAACTGAAATTGCCAGTGCCATGTTACAGCGCCAACAATCTTCCGCGATTCTTTCGGCGCGTAAGGTGATTGTAGAAGGGGCTGTTTCAATTACGGAAGAGACGATTCGGCGCCTAGAGAAGGATACCGGGATGCAATTTTCAGATGATAAGAAATTACAATTGATAAATAATATGATGGTCACCATTATTTCGGAGCGGGGTTCACAACCGATTATTAATACTTCGGAGGTTAAATAG
- a CDS encoding C69 family dipeptidase, translating to MLTHQFNPYSACTSILVGKNATADGSTMIGRNEDSRAAWAKKLVVHAHAEFTTAPTFKSADVAHPFELTLPKIRAKYTATPEWTPKFGLFEEDGINEYGVAMSATESAYCNTRVLAADPYVQNGIGEEAMVTVTLPYIHSARAGVERLGHIIETAGTYETNGILFSDAEEVWYMETGAGHYWVAQRIPDDAYAVVANQLAIQEIDLADHENFLYAKGIRDFVVDHQLASMTNGLNFREVFGTADVSDQHYNTPRVWDGQRYFSPEIDQTPESFNLPFIQRANRLIHIDEAQHFLASHYEGTPFDPVGGGTDADKHRYRPISLAKTQESHVLQIRPDYPTAISGIHWLAMGVAAESVYVPFYAGADTTPAAYQLATEKFDPQSAYWIFKHVGVLVDAHYHDLHPKLQAVQQDLAIQLGHHLITTDATLKTLSATALPAALDQANATAATLALTAMQQLAADLITISTDLSPLNYQTDLNL from the coding sequence ATGCTGACCCATCAGTTTAATCCTTATTCCGCTTGTACCAGTATCCTAGTCGGTAAAAATGCCACGGCGGATGGCTCAACCATGATTGGCCGCAATGAAGATTCACGGGCCGCTTGGGCGAAAAAGCTTGTCGTTCATGCGCATGCCGAATTTACCACTGCCCCAACATTTAAATCAGCGGATGTTGCGCATCCGTTTGAGCTGACTTTGCCCAAAATCCGCGCTAAATATACCGCTACCCCCGAATGGACCCCGAAGTTTGGGTTATTTGAAGAAGACGGCATTAATGAATACGGCGTCGCTATGAGTGCCACTGAGAGTGCTTATTGTAATACACGCGTTCTCGCCGCTGATCCATACGTGCAAAATGGCATTGGTGAAGAAGCGATGGTTACCGTAACATTACCTTACATTCACTCAGCACGGGCCGGAGTAGAACGCCTCGGTCACATTATTGAAACTGCTGGAACTTATGAGACTAATGGCATTCTCTTTAGCGATGCCGAAGAAGTCTGGTACATGGAAACCGGTGCCGGCCACTATTGGGTGGCACAACGGATTCCTGACGACGCCTATGCAGTCGTTGCTAACCAGTTAGCTATTCAAGAAATTGATTTAGCTGACCACGAGAATTTCTTATATGCAAAAGGGATTCGCGATTTCGTCGTAGACCATCAATTAGCCTCAATGACTAACGGCCTGAACTTCCGGGAAGTCTTTGGGACTGCTGACGTTTCAGACCAACACTACAATACCCCTCGCGTTTGGGATGGGCAGCGTTACTTTAGTCCCGAAATCGACCAAACACCTGAATCATTCAACTTACCTTTTATTCAACGTGCGAACCGCTTGATTCATATTGACGAGGCACAACACTTCTTAGCTTCACACTATGAAGGTACTCCCTTTGACCCCGTTGGTGGTGGCACTGATGCCGATAAGCACCGCTATCGACCAATCAGTCTAGCCAAAACTCAGGAATCTCACGTCTTGCAAATTCGGCCAGACTATCCCACTGCAATTAGTGGGATTCACTGGTTAGCGATGGGTGTCGCCGCTGAAAGCGTCTACGTGCCTTTTTATGCGGGCGCAGACACCACTCCAGCTGCCTATCAATTAGCGACTGAAAAGTTTGATCCTCAGTCCGCCTATTGGATTTTTAAACACGTTGGTGTCTTAGTCGATGCTCATTATCATGACCTGCATCCCAAATTGCAAGCCGTGCAACAGGACTTAGCGATTCAGCTTGGTCATCATCTAATAACCACGGATGCCACCCTTAAAACCTTATCAGCAACGGCTTTGCCAGCCGCGCTTGATCAAGCCAATGCGACTGCGGCGACCTTAGCTTTAACGGCCATGCAACAACTGGCGGCCGACTTGATTACCATTAGCACGGACCTGTCACCCTTAAATTATCAAACCGATTTGAATCTGTAA
- a CDS encoding YitT family protein: MSHLSNPRLAFLWQLVVMVASAVVSAFALNEFLIPANTFSGGVNGIAQLLYSAGKPLGLQINTGYYILVFNVPIALLGWFKLGHRFTIMSFVTAFLTSLAAVLMPVTNIAHNPLLGALFGGILTGVGIGITMRYGFSTGGFDIIVLVLERATGRTVGSLMFLINFAIILLSGLLFSWENALFTIISIYAATRMVDLIHTRHQKLTAIIVTTKPDAVAQAIQTAILRGVTMTDSKGAYSGQPNATLMVVLNRYELYALQASVSTTDAHAFINILNTVDTSGLFMNEREQAEQRQQLQN; this comes from the coding sequence ATGTCACATCTTTCAAATCCACGATTAGCCTTTCTTTGGCAACTAGTTGTCATGGTGGCTTCGGCGGTGGTTTCAGCATTTGCATTGAATGAATTTTTGATTCCGGCAAACACGTTTAGTGGTGGGGTTAATGGGATTGCTCAGCTTTTATATTCAGCCGGCAAGCCGCTGGGACTGCAAATTAACACCGGGTATTATATCCTGGTATTTAACGTCCCAATCGCCTTGTTAGGTTGGTTTAAGTTAGGTCATCGGTTTACGATTATGAGCTTTGTAACGGCCTTTTTAACGTCGCTGGCCGCAGTTTTGATGCCGGTCACCAATATTGCCCATAATCCGTTACTGGGCGCTCTATTTGGCGGGATTTTGACCGGAGTCGGTATTGGCATAACGATGCGTTACGGTTTTTCGACGGGCGGTTTTGATATTATCGTCCTCGTATTAGAACGAGCAACAGGACGGACCGTTGGTAGCTTGATGTTCCTGATAAATTTTGCCATCATTCTATTGTCTGGCCTGTTGTTTAGTTGGGAAAATGCATTATTTACGATCATTTCGATTTATGCGGCGACAAGAATGGTGGATTTAATTCATACGCGCCATCAAAAGTTGACGGCGATTATTGTGACAACGAAGCCAGATGCAGTGGCACAAGCGATTCAAACGGCGATTCTACGGGGAGTTACGATGACTGATTCCAAAGGGGCGTATTCTGGGCAACCGAATGCGACGTTAATGGTTGTCTTAAATCGCTATGAATTATACGCATTACAGGCGTCAGTTAGTACCACTGATGCGCATGCGTTTATTAATATTTTAAATACAGTTGATACTAGCGGTTTATTTATGAATGAGCGGGAACAAGCAGAACAACGCCAACAGTTGCAAAATTAG
- a CDS encoding DUF4355 domain-containing protein encodes MSDLEKAQYDRDNFQTKLAEAERHGKIIENRAKMTEQLGADDLPTGFIAMFGERTLADDGVEEAYKAIKEVFRDNLQKAIDKRISVSATTSPTDTSDAKKSEGATVAEQLNGSQQGSSSSLWVPLA; translated from the coding sequence ATGTCAGACCTCGAAAAAGCTCAGTATGACCGTGATAATTTTCAGACTAAGCTAGCCGAAGCAGAACGTCACGGCAAGATTATTGAAAATCGGGCTAAAATGACTGAACAGCTCGGCGCTGATGACTTGCCTACTGGTTTTATTGCTATGTTTGGTGAAAGAACACTTGCTGATGATGGGGTTGAAGAAGCCTATAAAGCTATCAAAGAGGTATTTAGGGATAATTTGCAAAAGGCAATTGACAAACGAATCTCGGTCTCGGCGACAACCTCGCCTACTGACACTAGTGATGCTAAAAAGTCAGAAGGAGCCACAGTAGCTGAACAATTGAATGGTTCACAACAAGGTAGTTCGTCCAGCTTATGGGTTCCTTTAGCATAA
- a CDS encoding DUF6883 domain-containing protein has product MFTLAVIHLSNSPYKLNRTANDPIDGNLIKLKPDATYAEWEKALVLKHGKYEVDKSNQRTNSYPADKAFYDEMSAFISDKHMPTFNKFQEMKYNDDRDWRNLHLDYLRQNKLNNHLELQLPNLNNLDLPIAKFTKYLFNPGSEVGWPKGQLITNKLGIGTNNYQELRKIILDAAVKYPAISKGDLGHGERYQQNIIVYDKDNHATNMLVAWIDDHGSTRMTTTFIEEAKDGN; this is encoded by the coding sequence TTGTTTACCTTAGCTGTTATTCACTTATCAAACAGTCCGTATAAGTTAAATCGAACTGCTAACGATCCAATTGATGGTAATCTGATTAAATTAAAGCCTGATGCTACTTATGCGGAATGGGAAAAGGCTTTAGTCTTGAAGCACGGTAAGTACGAAGTTGACAAGAGTAACCAGCGGACTAATAGCTATCCTGCTGACAAAGCATTTTATGATGAAATGTCTGCATTCATTAGCGATAAACATATGCCAACCTTCAATAAGTTTCAAGAAATGAAGTATAATGATGATAGAGATTGGCGTAATTTGCATCTTGACTATTTACGTCAGAATAAGCTTAACAATCATTTAGAGTTACAATTACCTAATTTAAATAATTTGGATTTACCAATTGCCAAGTTCACTAAGTATTTGTTCAATCCTGGCAGTGAGGTTGGATGGCCTAAGGGTCAGTTAATTACTAATAAGCTTGGAATTGGAACGAACAATTATCAAGAACTACGAAAGATTATTTTAGATGCTGCCGTGAAGTATCCAGCGATATCCAAAGGTGACTTGGGGCACGGTGAACGTTATCAACAAAATATCATTGTTTATGATAAGGATAACCATGCAACCAATATGTTAGTTGCGTGGATTGATGATCATGGTTCTACACGGATGACAACTACTTTTATCGAGGAGGCTAAGGATGGAAATTAA